One stretch of Astatotilapia calliptera chromosome 3, fAstCal1.2, whole genome shotgun sequence DNA includes these proteins:
- the LOC113015696 gene encoding uncharacterized protein LOC113015696, with product MLRRSQRLQSNGYYGQGEPLISYKETLHRVSKRRRPRPIPDNIDQDTVEYNTVDCDTVDYNYDDRDTVDYTTDDFIDYSSGSSRGLFRAIKALGLLVLMLALCFGLIFSIGGLKMDFSTPFMSEYLMNRHEQVERKVQELQRELMDLRKRIDFLLPVGDRMPNFALEELGWIEAVGAYIDTRKTTLCKLKSRYSGSSTHAPSSVLEFCGFPGTFNN from the exons ATGTTGAGAAGAAGCCAAAGACTTCAGTCTAACGGCTATTACGGCCAAGGAGAGCCGTTAATCTCCTACAAGGAGACTTTACACAG AGTTTCCAAAAGGCGACGGCCCCGTCCAATCCCTGACAATATTGACCAAGACACAGTtgaatacaacactgttgactGTGACACTGTGGACTACAACTACGATGACCGTGACACTGTGGACTACACCACTGATGATTTTATTGACTACAGTAGTGGCAGCAGCAGAGGTCTCTTTAGAGCCATCAAGGCATTGGGACTTTTGGTCCTCATGCTGGCCTTGTGTTTTG GATTGATTTTCAGTATTGGAGGGCTGAAAATGGACTTTTCCACCCCGTTCATGAGTGAG TACTTAATGAATAGACATGAACAGGTGGAAAGGAAGGTACAAGAGCTGCAAAGGGAGTTAATGGACTTAAGAAAAAGAATTGACTTCCTTCTTCCAGTTGGGGACAGGATGCCCAACTTTGCTCTGGAGGAACTGG GGTGGATTGAAGCTGTGGGGGCTTACATTGATACCCGCAAAACCACCCTGTGTAAGCTCAAGAGTCGTTATTCAG GGTCGAGCACCCATGCTCCCAGCAGTGTGTTGGAGTTTTGCGGGTTCCCAGGGACATTTAACAATTAA